One stretch of Cohnella algarum DNA includes these proteins:
- a CDS encoding (2Fe-2S)-binding protein codes for MSDAIRRATAETFILECEINGQNAALDVAPAERLLSVLRDGLGLTGTKRSCEIGRCGACMVLIDGQPVNSCLTMAYQCAGKKITTIEGLSSENGLNAVQKSFLEEGGYQCGYCTPGMVVTVTALLRENPRPTAEDIEEALSGNICRCTGYAGILRSVRKAMGASGEGGATA; via the coding sequence ATGAGCGACGCAATTCGCCGGGCCACGGCGGAAACTTTTATACTGGAATGCGAGATTAACGGACAGAACGCAGCGCTTGACGTCGCCCCGGCCGAGCGGCTCCTTTCCGTTTTGCGGGACGGCCTCGGGCTTACCGGAACGAAGCGTTCCTGCGAAATCGGCCGCTGCGGCGCCTGCATGGTGCTGATCGACGGCCAACCGGTCAATTCGTGCCTGACGATGGCCTACCAATGCGCAGGCAAAAAAATTACGACGATCGAAGGGCTCTCTTCGGAAAACGGCCTGAACGCCGTGCAGAAGAGTTTTTTGGAGGAAGGCGGCTATCAATGCGGCTACTGCACGCCCGGCATGGTCGTGACCGTTACGGCGCTGCTTCGCGAAAATCCGCGCCCGACGGCGGAGGACATCGAAGAAGCGCTGTCGGGCAATATTTGCCGCTGCACGGGATACGCGGGCATTCTCCGCTCGGTCC